Proteins found in one Nitrospirota bacterium genomic segment:
- the cas8c gene encoding type I-C CRISPR-associated protein Cas8c/Csd1, whose product MILQALTKYYERIPNVAQEGYQKQAISFLIIIKKNGDFVGLQDLREGEGKKKKGQFRLVPKAVKRTIKSAANLLWDNPAYVLGRPKPDKRKDMKALLKRAEEQRALFLEHIKNTFCCNHVDEGVAAVIRFLDTKNYKKLFDHPLWKDIEESGANITFQIEGDTELVCQREAVRNAISTSSSTDRSESQICLITGKQDSPARLHTAIKGVWGAQPSGANIVAFNLDAFRSFNKEQGYNAPVGKKAEFAYTTALNTLLAKGSRQRIQVGDASTVFWAERKHDIEDWFADIFGEPAKGDSEQDYAAIKALFKSPETGAKPLLDNNIKFHVLGLSPNASRIAIRFWYAGTITEVEENIKQHFKDIAIDHAPRQPEYLSLFRLLVSTALQGKADNIQPNLSGDFMKAVLTGTPYPTTLLSAAIRRIKAEREVTYPRVSLIKAILVRNARFYEINLKEEVGMSLDTSNTNIGYRLGRLFAVLEKIQEEASPGINATIRDRFYGSASSVPVTVFSHLMKLKNHHIAKLESKGRTVNLEKIIGEIVDDIKDFPGHLSLDDQGRFAVGYYHQRQDFFKKKDIKE is encoded by the coding sequence GTGATTCTACAGGCATTGACAAAGTATTATGAGCGAATTCCAAATGTCGCTCAAGAAGGATATCAGAAGCAGGCCATTTCGTTTCTCATCATCATTAAAAAAAATGGGGATTTTGTCGGATTACAGGATTTGAGAGAAGGAGAAGGTAAAAAGAAAAAAGGGCAATTCCGCTTAGTGCCGAAGGCTGTTAAGCGAACTATTAAGTCAGCAGCAAACCTTTTATGGGATAATCCTGCATATGTCTTGGGACGACCTAAGCCTGACAAGAGAAAGGATATGAAGGCTTTGCTCAAGAGGGCAGAAGAACAGCGAGCTCTTTTTCTTGAGCATATCAAAAACACCTTTTGTTGCAATCATGTTGACGAGGGAGTTGCTGCCGTAATCCGGTTTCTTGATACGAAAAACTATAAAAAACTTTTTGATCATCCACTATGGAAAGATATTGAGGAAAGCGGAGCAAATATAACATTTCAAATAGAAGGCGATACGGAACTTGTTTGCCAGCGTGAAGCTGTGCGAAATGCTATCAGTACCTCTTCAAGCACTGATCGTTCCGAATCTCAAATCTGTCTTATAACCGGCAAACAGGATAGTCCAGCCCGGCTTCACACTGCCATTAAAGGCGTCTGGGGTGCACAGCCATCTGGTGCGAATATTGTAGCGTTCAACCTCGATGCTTTCAGATCGTTCAACAAAGAACAAGGCTATAATGCGCCTGTCGGCAAGAAAGCAGAATTCGCTTACACAACTGCATTAAATACTTTGCTTGCAAAGGGCTCACGACAGCGCATTCAGGTAGGTGATGCAAGCACTGTTTTTTGGGCCGAGAGAAAGCATGACATTGAAGACTGGTTTGCAGATATTTTTGGAGAACCTGCTAAAGGAGATAGTGAGCAGGACTATGCAGCCATCAAGGCTTTGTTCAAGTCGCCTGAAACAGGAGCGAAACCTCTACTTGATAACAATATTAAATTTCATGTTCTTGGCCTGTCTCCAAATGCATCACGGATTGCTATCCGTTTCTGGTATGCAGGAACCATCACTGAAGTTGAAGAAAATATTAAGCAGCACTTCAAGGATATTGCCATTGACCACGCTCCACGCCAGCCTGAATATTTATCACTTTTCCGATTACTTGTTTCAACAGCTTTACAGGGGAAGGCAGATAACATCCAGCCCAATCTATCAGGCGATTTCATGAAGGCTGTACTTACTGGTACGCCGTATCCAACAACGCTTTTATCAGCGGCAATACGGCGGATAAAGGCTGAGCGTGAAGTTACATATCCACGAGTATCGCTTATTAAAGCCATACTTGTAAGAAATGCACGATTTTATGAAATAAACCTAAAGGAGGAGGTAGGTATGTCATTGGATACAAGCAACACTAACATAGGCTATCGTCTTGGGCGACTCTTTGCCGTTCTCGAAAAGATTCAGGAAGAGGCAAGTCCTGGAATCAACGCCACTATTAGAGACAGGTTTTATGGTTCGGCATCAAGCGTCCCTGTTACCGTCTTTTCGCATCTTATGAAACTGAAGAATCATCATATTGCAAAGCTTGAAAGCAAGGGACGTACAGTAAATCTGGAAAAGATAATAGGCGAGATAGTGGATGATATAAAGGACTTCCCCGGCCATCTGAGTCTCGATGATCAGGGGAGGTTTGCAGTTGGCTATTATCACCAGAGACAGGATTTTTTTAAGAAGAAGGATATAAAGGAGTAG
- a CDS encoding HEPN domain-containing protein: MTEEVKKLVEKAEHALEVAEKLMEDGYPSDAASKIYYSMYYAAQALLKSEGIDVIKHSAVESALGYHFAKTGKIDSKYHRMLIDARKIREIADYDIQEEIIEPAASLKIEEGKSFLAEIKKILGSP; the protein is encoded by the coding sequence ATGACCGAGGAGGTAAAAAAGCTGGTTGAAAAAGCTGAACATGCACTTGAGGTGGCTGAAAAATTGATGGAGGATGGCTATCCATCTGATGCTGCAAGCAAAATCTATTATTCAATGTACTATGCAGCGCAGGCGCTTTTAAAATCAGAAGGAATTGATGTTATCAAGCATTCTGCCGTTGAATCAGCATTAGGGTATCACTTTGCTAAGACTGGAAAGATTGACTCCAAATACCACAGGATGCTTATAGATGCAAGGAAGATTCGTGAGATAGCCGATTATGATATTCAGGAAGAGATTATTGAGCCGGCTGCATCGCTAAAAATTGAAGAGGGGAAATCTTTTTTAGCTGAAATCAAGAAAATTCTCGGCAGCCCGTAG
- the qmoC gene encoding quinone-interacting membrane-bound oxidoreductase complex subunit QmoC has translation MTEQIIKPDLNFINDVISSGGESLKKCFQCATCSVVCNVTPDDKPFPRKEMLHAQWGLKDKLLSNPDIWLCHQCSDCTAYCPRGAKPGEVLGAIRKLSLQEFSVPGVMAKMVNQPKFLLLLLAVPALLYILFIAAQGFFSGVSIPTEDGKIVYGKFLFSLYYVDTVFTATALFAAFSLFLGITKYWKAMSAAAPANKGSFGKALIDTIKEILGHNRFRKCEVTKGRAISHMLVFYSFIGLFITTVLAFAKVIPEYFEHFGVPMHVDPSLLSGLTVTYKIIGNISAAALVIGILLIMLNRFKNQGKAGLGSYYDWLFISLVAGVGVSGLLAQFLRMANTVAAYPTYVVHLCLVFFLFAYAPFSKMAHMVYRATAMVFAKQAGRE, from the coding sequence ATGACAGAACAGATTATTAAACCTGATTTGAATTTTATAAACGATGTTATCAGTTCCGGAGGAGAGTCTCTCAAGAAATGTTTTCAGTGCGCAACCTGCTCTGTTGTATGCAATGTGACGCCCGATGACAAGCCTTTCCCGAGAAAAGAGATGCTGCACGCACAGTGGGGGCTGAAAGATAAGCTTCTCAGCAATCCTGACATATGGCTCTGTCATCAGTGCAGCGACTGCACAGCATATTGTCCCAGAGGGGCAAAGCCGGGCGAAGTTCTCGGTGCGATAAGAAAACTGAGCCTTCAGGAGTTTTCGGTTCCCGGCGTTATGGCGAAAATGGTAAATCAGCCGAAGTTTCTTCTGCTGCTACTCGCAGTGCCTGCGCTGCTCTACATATTGTTTATTGCCGCCCAAGGTTTTTTCAGCGGTGTCAGCATACCTACGGAAGACGGAAAGATTGTTTACGGGAAATTCCTTTTTTCCCTATATTATGTCGACACGGTTTTTACCGCTACCGCTCTCTTTGCGGCGTTTAGTCTGTTCCTTGGGATTACAAAATACTGGAAGGCAATGAGCGCTGCTGCTCCGGCAAATAAGGGTTCCTTCGGCAAGGCTCTCATTGATACAATCAAGGAAATCCTCGGACATAACCGCTTCAGGAAGTGCGAGGTAACAAAGGGCAGGGCTATATCGCACATGCTGGTATTTTACAGCTTCATCGGTCTTTTTATAACCACAGTGCTGGCATTTGCAAAAGTTATCCCCGAGTATTTTGAACATTTCGGCGTTCCGATGCATGTAGACCCTTCGCTTCTGAGCGGTCTGACAGTCACATACAAAATAATAGGCAACATAAGCGCCGCTGCGCTGGTCATCGGCATTCTTTTGATAATGCTTAACAGGTTCAAAAATCAGGGGAAGGCCGGATTAGGCAGCTATTACGACTGGCTGTTTATCTCGCTTGTAGCCGGGGTCGGAGTTTCCGGACTGCTGGCCCAGTTCCTGAGAATGGCTAACACAGTGGCTGCTTACCCAACTTATGTAGTGCATCTTTGTCTGGTTTTTTTCCTTTTTGCTTATGCCCCGTTTTCAAAGATGGCGCATATGGTTTACAGGGCAACTGCAATGGTTTTCGCAAAGCAGGCAGGCAGGGAATAA
- the cas5c gene encoding type I-C CRISPR-associated protein Cas5 — MRDSPVTSNAFRLKVWGRNACFTRPEMKVERVSYDVMTPSAARGILEAILWKPAILWKVTQIDVLNPIKWESVRRNEVGAVMSPRTNGLFIEDQRQQRAGLFLRDVAYTIHAHFELTDKAENEDTVVKFTEMFLRRAEKGQCFQRPYLGCREFAGEFEVFTNGKKLPEPIAETRDLGWMLYDMDFEGKEPMPRFFKASLDNGRMMTDERVVRQ; from the coding sequence ATGAGGGATTCACCTGTTACAAGTAATGCCTTTCGTCTAAAAGTATGGGGCAGGAATGCTTGCTTCACGCGGCCAGAGATGAAAGTGGAGCGCGTTTCATATGACGTTATGACGCCATCTGCTGCACGAGGAATACTTGAAGCGATTCTCTGGAAGCCTGCCATTCTCTGGAAGGTGACGCAGATAGATGTGCTGAATCCGATTAAGTGGGAATCGGTGCGCAGAAATGAGGTCGGCGCTGTCATGTCTCCGCGAACAAACGGATTGTTTATCGAGGATCAGCGACAGCAACGAGCAGGGTTATTTCTCAGGGATGTTGCTTATACAATTCATGCGCATTTTGAGCTTACTGATAAGGCAGAGAACGAGGATACAGTTGTTAAGTTTACAGAGATGTTTCTCCGCAGGGCTGAAAAAGGGCAGTGCTTTCAACGTCCTTATCTTGGCTGCCGTGAGTTTGCTGGTGAGTTTGAAGTGTTTACAAACGGTAAGAAATTGCCAGAACCAATTGCCGAAACCCGCGACCTCGGCTGGATGCTCTACGATATGGATTTCGAAGGCAAAGAGCCTATGCCACGCTTCTTCAAGGCAAGCCTCGACAACGGACGCATGATGACTGATGAAAGGGTGGTGAGACAGTGA
- a CDS encoding nucleotidyltransferase domain-containing protein produces the protein MNDRDRALILDIKRRLSSDLEGHVKRLIVFGSRAKGEAAEDSDLDVIALVDEKNPEIEKGLEDIAYQIMWDHDFRPIISLKVLSEAQFYNALNRGFSFYRHVEKEGVSV, from the coding sequence ATGAATGATAGAGATAGGGCTTTGATATTGGATATTAAAAGAAGGCTTTCATCGGATTTGGAGGGTCATGTAAAACGCCTCATAGTTTTTGGTTCGAGAGCAAAAGGTGAAGCAGCAGAGGATTCTGATCTTGATGTAATTGCATTGGTTGATGAAAAAAATCCGGAGATTGAAAAAGGTCTTGAAGATATAGCGTATCAGATTATGTGGGATCATGACTTCAGGCCAATCATATCACTCAAGGTGCTCTCTGAAGCTCAATTCTATAATGCTCTCAATAGAGGTTTTTCCTTTTACCGGCATGTTGAAAAAGAAGGTGTTTCAGTATGA
- the cas3 gene encoding CRISPR-associated helicase Cas3': MPHEFYAHSIKGKPTREWQGLGEHLLNVAELAKKFGDEFGSGDWAYLAGLWHDMGKYSEDFQKMLLASADAHIETKPGRVDHSTAGAIHAIEKLKIPGRILGYLIAGHHAGLADWQTDMAGRKSLVQRLQNINLFHKLPFSDIPHHIIEQSRPKQKFITKEGHALWIRMLYSCLVDADFLDTEAFLEPGKTKTRKGYPSLKELLSFFESYMAYKQTNAVDTLVNKKRAEILKQCILNSAHEPAIFTLTVPTGGGKTLSSMAFALNHAVKYGMERVIYVIPYTSIIEQTAEQFREIFKDAVIEHHSNVDVSDESSETARSRLACENWDASVIVTTSVQFFESLFANRSSRCRKLHNIANTVVVLDEVQLLPPEYLNPILHTMKELHQNYNVTFVLCTATQPAFTPHKSNDYEFKGLPDTVEIMEKPLSLYKSFKRVEVQVPNDFLKPCLWEDLASELTQHPSVLCIVNRRDDCRTLYELMPEKGEKTFHLSALMCGEHRSKVIKQIKQRLKDKILTRVISTQLVEAGVDLDFPVVYRALAGLDSLAQAAGRCNREGLLESGHVVVFIPPSKFPVGYLRQAGEIGRRLLAEKADDLLSPKRFEQFFKELYWLQGTNLDEHEIMKDLAIDKELRFSFLSAAQKFKMIDDKQYAPVIVCYEEGERLIEMLKKLSPERWLMRKLQRYVVNLPKYGHAKLYKDGAIIEAHPGIYIQVNRAMYHPELGFCPDKSMIYEPDDLMC, from the coding sequence ATGCCTCACGAATTCTATGCACATAGTATTAAGGGGAAGCCGACAAGAGAATGGCAGGGGCTTGGGGAGCACTTGCTGAATGTCGCTGAGCTTGCAAAGAAGTTCGGGGATGAATTCGGCTCAGGAGATTGGGCGTATCTGGCGGGGTTGTGGCATGATATGGGAAAGTATTCGGAGGATTTTCAGAAGATGCTTCTTGCCTCTGCCGATGCGCATATTGAGACAAAGCCAGGTCGGGTTGATCATTCAACAGCAGGGGCAATTCATGCCATTGAAAAATTAAAAATACCGGGCAGAATATTAGGCTATCTTATCGCAGGACACCATGCGGGGTTGGCAGATTGGCAAACTGATATGGCTGGGAGAAAGAGCCTTGTACAACGATTGCAGAACATTAATCTTTTTCATAAGCTACCCTTTTCAGACATCCCTCATCATATCATTGAGCAATCCCGTCCAAAACAAAAATTTATAACCAAAGAAGGTCATGCCCTGTGGATAAGGATGCTTTATTCTTGCCTTGTTGATGCTGACTTTCTTGATACAGAGGCGTTTCTTGAGCCGGGAAAAACAAAGACACGAAAAGGCTACCCCTCATTGAAAGAGCTTCTGTCGTTCTTTGAATCTTATATGGCTTACAAACAGACGAATGCAGTTGATACTCTTGTTAACAAAAAGCGGGCGGAGATACTCAAACAATGTATCTTAAACTCAGCGCATGAACCTGCGATATTTACCCTGACGGTTCCAACTGGCGGTGGCAAAACGCTTTCGTCAATGGCATTTGCGCTGAATCATGCCGTGAAGTACGGTATGGAGCGAGTAATTTATGTCATACCCTATACAAGCATCATTGAGCAGACAGCTGAACAATTCAGGGAAATTTTCAAAGATGCTGTTATCGAGCATCACAGCAATGTTGATGTCTCTGACGAGAGCAGTGAGACCGCAAGAAGCAGGCTTGCCTGTGAAAACTGGGACGCTTCGGTGATCGTAACAACGTCAGTTCAATTTTTTGAATCCCTTTTTGCCAATCGTTCAAGCCGCTGTCGGAAGCTACACAATATTGCAAACACCGTTGTGGTTTTAGATGAAGTGCAGCTTCTGCCGCCTGAATATCTTAACCCGATTCTCCATACAATGAAAGAGCTTCATCAGAATTACAATGTGACATTTGTCCTATGCACGGCGACACAGCCTGCATTCACGCCTCACAAATCGAATGACTATGAATTTAAGGGGCTACCTGACACCGTTGAGATAATGGAAAAGCCCCTGTCTCTTTACAAATCATTCAAACGGGTTGAGGTGCAGGTGCCAAACGATTTCTTAAAACCTTGCTTATGGGAAGACCTCGCATCTGAGCTTACTCAACATCCGTCAGTTTTGTGCATTGTGAACAGGCGAGACGATTGCCGGACACTTTACGAGTTGATGCCTGAGAAAGGAGAAAAAACCTTTCACCTCTCCGCTCTTATGTGCGGCGAGCATCGTTCGAAAGTAATTAAGCAAATAAAACAGAGACTTAAAGATAAAATCCTGACCCGTGTCATAAGCACACAGCTTGTTGAGGCAGGCGTTGATCTTGATTTTCCAGTCGTCTACCGCGCCCTTGCAGGGCTTGACTCGCTTGCACAAGCTGCGGGCAGATGCAACAGGGAAGGACTCCTTGAGAGCGGGCATGTAGTGGTTTTTATTCCACCGAGTAAATTCCCTGTTGGTTACTTGAGACAGGCAGGAGAAATCGGCAGAAGACTGCTTGCTGAAAAAGCAGACGACTTACTTTCACCAAAAAGGTTTGAGCAATTTTTTAAAGAATTGTACTGGCTTCAAGGGACTAACCTGGATGAGCATGAAATTATGAAAGACCTTGCTATAGACAAGGAGTTGCGATTCAGTTTTCTCTCGGCAGCTCAGAAATTCAAGATGATTGACGATAAGCAATATGCTCCTGTAATTGTATGTTACGAAGAAGGGGAGAGATTGATTGAGATGCTGAAAAAACTTAGTCCCGAAAGATGGCTGATGCGTAAGCTTCAAAGATATGTTGTGAATCTGCCTAAATACGGTCATGCAAAACTTTACAAAGATGGCGCTATTATTGAAGCTCATCCGGGTATATATATTCAGGTAAATAGGGCAATGTATCATCCTGAGCTTGGGTTTTGTCCTGATAAGTCTATGATCTACGAGCCAGATGATTTAATGTGTTAA
- a CDS encoding helix-turn-helix domain-containing protein has product MPIEDYKKYFEALELSPDAQLSEVRNSYLHLKSLYSNDSIVTSAIAYELSEEKRHDILEQVEEAYTKLIDFFENKGSNPSGSKKPSFVVGEELKQYMSGMTSFSGESLREIREKLGVNLKDMAVFTKIRKQYFEDIEREKFSSLPAEVYLKGYIMEYARYLSLDPVKVANDYIGRYRAAMKAKGKQD; this is encoded by the coding sequence ATGCCAATAGAAGATTATAAGAAATACTTTGAGGCGCTTGAGCTCAGTCCTGACGCCCAGTTGTCAGAAGTAAGGAATTCATATCTGCATCTGAAATCATTATACTCAAATGACTCCATTGTGACTTCGGCCATTGCCTATGAATTATCCGAAGAAAAGCGGCATGATATACTGGAACAGGTAGAGGAGGCATACACAAAACTTATCGACTTTTTTGAGAATAAAGGCAGCAACCCCTCGGGCAGCAAGAAACCGTCTTTTGTTGTGGGTGAAGAACTAAAGCAGTACATGTCCGGTATGACGTCATTCAGCGGCGAATCGTTAAGAGAGATAAGGGAAAAGCTTGGGGTTAACCTGAAAGATATGGCAGTTTTTACAAAAATCCGCAAGCAGTATTTTGAAGATATAGAGCGCGAGAAATTTTCGTCCCTTCCGGCAGAAGTTTATCTGAAAGGGTATATCATGGAATATGCCCGTTACCTCTCCCTTGACCCTGTAAAGGTTGCAAATGATTATATAGGCAGATACAGGGCAGCGATGAAGGCTAAAGGCAAGCAGGATTAG
- a CDS encoding sodium-translocating pyrophosphatase yields the protein MSSTILFALGCGLLGVIYAVMTAMWVSKQDAGSAKMQEISNAVKEGAYAFLAREYKTVAIVAVILVVLIAAMNLGIWTAIGFIVGTFGSALAGFVGMWVTVRANVRTTQAAHKGLQAALSLAFKGGSVTGVMVVGLGIIGLAGFYFIAKQAAPEMAFHALVGLGFGCSLMSVFARIAGGIYTKAADVGADLVGKVEAGIPEDDPRNPAVIADNVGDNVGDCAGMAADLYETYTVTLVAAMLLAKTVFGVGSAWVEFPMLLGGISIIASIIGTFAVKLGKSQYIMGALYKGLAVAGVLAAIVFYFVTGKFLKGVDAASMASHPSFTQMNVFLMAVIGLALTGLIVVITEYFTASQYPPVKHIAKASLTGHGTNVIAGLAVSMKSTGAPVVVIVASILGAYSLGGGFAGDAVGGLFAIALSAVSMLSMTGIVVAIDSYGPITDNAGGIAEMSGLPAEIRNITDPLDAVGNTTKAVTKGYAIGSAALAALVLFAEYSRSFSTQLYFDLSNPMVLAGLFIGGLLPYYYGSLLMEAVGKAAGSIVEEVRRQFREIPGIMEYKAKPEYGKCVDIVTKGAIKQMMVPALIPVVVPIVVGLTLGREALGGVLIGSILTGLFQAIAMTSGGGAWDNAKKSFEEGVTDDKGVVHKKGSEGHKASVTGDTVGDPYKDTAGPAINPMIKVINIVALLIVPLL from the coding sequence ATGAGTTCAACAATACTTTTTGCCTTAGGCTGCGGATTGTTAGGCGTTATATACGCTGTGATGACCGCAATGTGGGTATCAAAACAGGACGCAGGAAGTGCGAAGATGCAGGAGATATCAAATGCTGTTAAAGAGGGAGCTTATGCGTTTCTTGCTCGTGAATATAAGACAGTAGCGATAGTTGCAGTGATTCTCGTTGTACTTATAGCGGCGATGAATCTCGGCATTTGGACTGCTATTGGCTTTATCGTCGGCACGTTCGGTTCAGCGCTTGCCGGTTTTGTAGGCATGTGGGTTACGGTCCGTGCAAACGTACGCACAACTCAGGCCGCGCACAAGGGTCTCCAGGCTGCACTCAGCCTGGCGTTTAAGGGCGGCTCTGTTACAGGCGTTATGGTCGTTGGCCTCGGAATTATAGGCCTTGCAGGTTTTTATTTTATAGCGAAGCAGGCAGCCCCTGAAATGGCATTCCATGCACTGGTAGGGCTTGGCTTCGGATGCTCACTCATGAGCGTGTTTGCGCGTATCGCAGGCGGTATCTATACTAAGGCTGCTGATGTAGGCGCTGACCTCGTTGGAAAGGTTGAGGCAGGAATTCCTGAAGATGATCCGAGAAACCCTGCTGTTATCGCAGATAACGTAGGAGACAACGTAGGGGACTGTGCAGGCATGGCAGCAGACCTTTATGAAACATATACGGTTACGCTTGTTGCAGCAATGCTCCTGGCAAAGACGGTTTTTGGCGTAGGGAGCGCATGGGTGGAATTCCCGATGCTCCTCGGCGGAATATCAATCATTGCTTCCATTATCGGGACCTTTGCAGTCAAGCTCGGTAAAAGCCAGTACATCATGGGCGCCCTCTATAAGGGGCTTGCCGTTGCAGGAGTTCTTGCGGCAATAGTATTTTATTTTGTGACAGGTAAATTTCTGAAAGGCGTAGATGCGGCTTCAATGGCCTCTCACCCTTCATTTACACAGATGAACGTTTTCCTTATGGCGGTTATCGGCCTTGCATTGACCGGACTGATCGTGGTTATAACTGAGTACTTCACTGCTTCGCAGTATCCCCCGGTGAAACACATTGCAAAGGCCAGCCTGACCGGTCACGGCACAAACGTGATCGCCGGTCTCGCGGTCAGCATGAAGTCAACAGGCGCGCCTGTTGTAGTTATCGTTGCCTCAATTCTCGGCGCTTATTCATTGGGTGGCGGATTTGCAGGTGATGCTGTGGGCGGTCTTTTTGCTATCGCATTGTCAGCGGTTTCAATGCTTTCGATGACAGGTATCGTTGTTGCGATTGACTCGTATGGTCCAATAACAGACAACGCAGGTGGTATCGCAGAAATGTCAGGACTTCCTGCAGAGATCCGTAACATAACAGATCCATTGGATGCAGTCGGAAACACAACAAAGGCTGTTACAAAGGGTTATGCTATCGGTTCAGCAGCCCTCGCGGCACTGGTCCTTTTTGCGGAGTATTCAAGGTCCTTTAGCACACAGCTTTATTTTGACCTTTCAAACCCGATGGTTCTGGCCGGCCTTTTCATCGGCGGTCTGCTCCCTTATTATTACGGCTCACTCCTTATGGAGGCTGTTGGAAAGGCAGCAGGCAGTATTGTTGAGGAAGTCAGAAGACAGTTCAGGGAGATCCCCGGCATTATGGAATACAAGGCAAAGCCGGAATACGGCAAGTGCGTTGACATTGTCACAAAAGGCGCTATCAAGCAGATGATGGTTCCTGCTCTTATCCCGGTTGTTGTTCCTATCGTAGTTGGCCTTACTCTTGGCAGGGAAGCGCTCGGCGGAGTTCTTATCGGCAGTATCCTTACCGGACTCTTCCAGGCTATTGCCATGACAAGCGGCGGCGGCGCATGGGACAACGCCAAGAAATCCTTTGAAGAGGGCGTTACCGACGACAAAGGCGTCGTACACAAGAAGGGGAGCGAAGGACACAAAGCCTCTGTCACAGGCGACACAGTCGGCGATCCTTACAAGGATACAGCGGGCCCGGCAATCAACCCGATGATAAAGGTTATTAACATTGTTGCGCTTCTGATAGTTCCACTCCTGTAA
- a CDS encoding P-loop NTPase: protein MNNGAQDKRCEIWAIGGGKGGTGKSFVTSSIGMHLASKGHKVVLIDADLGGANLHTLLGVSKPRNSLTDFFEKKASLNDIIVNCGIPDIGLVSGTLSSLDSENIKYAQKLKLFRQIKAIDTDYILIDLGAGSHNNTIDTFLLADKMIVVTLPEITALENMYHFIKNGFFRKLKIILGAHGLKDVIQDVWKNRDAHGIKHLKDVVEHLMGTSVHIRDIIEDELASFRIHIVLNQVRSGREIMIGASVKSVCLKFLGFDAQYAGHIEYDDAVLRCINKRLPFMLTHPFSHVAKEISKLTENLRDGRQITVTADKYAYANRRL, encoded by the coding sequence ATGAATAACGGCGCGCAGGATAAGAGATGCGAAATATGGGCTATTGGCGGAGGCAAGGGAGGGACCGGCAAGAGTTTCGTCACAAGCAGCATAGGCATGCATCTGGCTTCAAAGGGCCACAAGGTTGTGCTGATTGATGCAGATCTCGGAGGAGCGAACCTTCATACTCTGCTTGGAGTAAGCAAGCCAAGAAATTCTCTTACTGATTTTTTTGAAAAAAAAGCGTCACTGAATGACATTATAGTAAATTGCGGTATCCCTGACATTGGATTGGTGTCAGGGACTCTCAGTTCACTTGACTCCGAGAACATAAAATATGCTCAGAAACTCAAGCTGTTCAGGCAGATAAAGGCAATAGATACGGATTATATTCTCATTGACCTCGGAGCGGGCTCGCACAATAATACCATCGACACTTTTTTGCTGGCCGATAAGATGATAGTTGTAACACTGCCCGAAATCACCGCACTTGAGAATATGTATCATTTCATTAAAAATGGTTTTTTCAGAAAACTTAAGATTATACTCGGCGCACACGGGCTGAAGGATGTGATTCAGGATGTCTGGAAGAACAGGGATGCGCACGGCATAAAACACCTTAAGGATGTAGTGGAGCATCTGATGGGCACTTCGGTTCACATCAGGGATATTATTGAGGATGAACTGGCATCATTCAGGATACATATAGTCCTGAATCAAGTGAGAAGCGGCAGGGAGATTATGATTGGAGCTTCTGTTAAAAGCGTATGCCTGAAATTTCTGGGTTTTGATGCGCAGTATGCAGGGCACATAGAATACGATGATGCTGTGTTGAGGTGCATAAACAAGAGGCTGCCTTTTATGCTTACGCATCCGTTTTCACATGTAGCAAAAGAGATAAGCAAGCTTACGGAAAATCTGAGAGACGGCAGGCAGATAACGGTAACGGCCGATAAATATGCATATGCCAATAGAAGATTATAA
- a CDS encoding type II toxin-antitoxin system VapC family toxin, whose amino-acid sequence MSTEEYPFKALCDTSVYIPFINKGIIHPVFAESARPVLYMSLVVLAELYAGSHDANSIKLADRLYNTFLGVGRLIIPNDEDWRKTGMVMAKLGQKYGFEAKYISKIQNDVLIACSVRRIGAFVVTQNKIDFQRIKEFIDFRIYG is encoded by the coding sequence ATGTCTACGGAAGAATATCCGTTTAAAGCTCTCTGCGACACTTCGGTATACATTCCTTTTATCAACAAGGGAATTATCCATCCTGTTTTTGCCGAATCTGCCCGGCCCGTGCTCTACATGAGCCTGGTAGTTCTTGCGGAATTGTACGCCGGAAGCCATGACGCTAATTCTATAAAACTTGCCGACAGGCTATACAATACTTTTCTGGGCGTTGGAAGGCTTATTATCCCCAATGATGAAGACTGGAGGAAGACGGGGATGGTTATGGCAAAGCTCGGCCAGAAATACGGATTTGAAGCAAAATATATCTCAAAAATTCAAAACGACGTCTTGATTGCATGTTCAGTGCGTAGAATCGGCGCATTCGTTGTCACGCAGAATAAAATTGATTTTCAGAGAATAAAAGAGTTCATAGATTTTCGGATTTATGGGTAA